The Scyliorhinus canicula chromosome 20, sScyCan1.1, whole genome shotgun sequence genome has a window encoding:
- the mgat4c gene encoding alpha-1,3-mannosyl-glycoprotein 4-beta-N-acetylglucosaminyltransferase C isoform X2 produces MRLYWKCAEKMRCLRKRSVIPVLALLAICLLCLNLYMEEDRYVMEGEQRLAREITSHQLNSEKYVHTFKDLTNFSGAINVTYRYLAGFPIPRKKYLTIGLSSVKRKRGNYLLETIKSIFDQSSYEELSEIVVVVHLADFNLSWCESVVQDVSRKFAHHIISGRLMVIHTLEEYYPNLDGLKRNYNDPEDRVRFRSKQNVDYAFLLNFCANLSDYYVMLEDDVHCSKNFLSAVKKVITSRKGSHWVTLEFSKLGYIGKLYHSHDLPRLAQFLLMFYQEMPCDWLLIHFQGLLAQKDIIRFKPSLFQHMGYYSSFRGTENKLKDDDFEEDSFDIPDNPPATLYTNMNVFEHYDPSKAYSNVDEYFWGKSTSAGDYFVIVLDRPAKIDKLKIQTGTDDRQNDILHRGALEVGQNVQVAKKGKQCSSYTKLGEFQHGRIEVKDIGHKVEFDIHCIRILVAENQKEWLIIRSISIWTSQPSS; encoded by the exons ATGAGACTATATTGGAAATGTGCAGAGAAAATGAGATGTTTGCGGAAGCGCTCAGTTATTCCAGTGCTGGCTCTACTTGCAATTTGCCTCCTTTGCCTGAATCTGTATATGGAAGAGGacagatatgtgatg GAAGGAGAGCAGAGACTGGCAAGAGAAATAACTTCGCATCAGCTTAACTCAGAAAAATATGTCCATACGTTCAAAGATTTAACTAACTTTTCAGGAGCAATAAATGTCACCTATCGTTATCTTGCAGGTTTCCCAATACCAAGAAAAA AGTATTTAACAATAGGACTGTCATCAGTGAAAAGGAAAAGAGGTAACTACCTACTAGAAACAATTAAATCTATTTTTGACCAATCCAGCTACGAAGAGCTGagtgaaattgtagttgttgtaCACTTAGCAGACTTTAACCTCTCATGGTGTGAAAGTGTTGTCCAGGATGTTTCCAGGAAATTTGCCCATCACATCATTTCTGGTCGATTGATGGTCATCCATACACTAGAGGAGTATTACCCTAATTTGGATGGTCTCAAAAGAAACTACAATGACCCTGAGGATCGTGTGAGATTTAGATCTAAACAGAATGTAGATTATGCTTTTCTACTTAATTTCTGTGCCAATTTATCGGACTACTACGTAATGTTAGAAGATGATGTTCACTGCTCTAAAAACTTCCTATCTGCCGTTAAAAAAGTCATTACCTCAAGAAAAGGCTCCCATTGGGTGACACTAGAGTTTTCAAAATTGGGATATATTGGAAAGCTTTACCATTCACACGATCTGCCACGATTGGCACAATTCCTATTAATGTTTTACCAGGAGATGCCATGCGATTGGTTGTTAATTCATTTCCAAGGACTGCTCGCCCAGAAGGACATCATACGATTCAAGCCTTCTTTGTTTCAGCACATGGGATATTACTCGTCATTCAGAGGGACGGAAAATAAACTCAAGGATGATGATTTTGAAGAAGACTCCTTTGATATTCCTGACAACCCGCCCGCAACTCTTTACACAAACATGAATGTGTTTGAACACTATGATCCCAGTAAAGCATACAGCAACGTGGACGAGTACTTCTGGGGGAAATCTACCTCTGCTGGAGATTACTTTGTCATCGTGCTCGACAGGCCTGCTAAGATCGACAAACTGAAGATCCAGACAGGGACTGACGATAGGCAAAACGATATTTTGCACCGCGGAGCACTGGAGGTTGGTCAAAACGTGCAAGTAGCAAAAAAGGGAAAGCAGTGTTCTAGCTATACCAAACTGGGCGAGTTTCAACATGGAAGGATTGAGGTGAAGGATATTGGTCACAAGGTTGAATTTGACATTCACTGCATTCGAATACTGGTAGCAGAAAACCAGAAGGAATGGCTGATCATCAGGAGTATCAGCATTTGGACCAGTCAGCCATCAAGTTAG
- the mgat4c gene encoding alpha-1,3-mannosyl-glycoprotein 4-beta-N-acetylglucosaminyltransferase C isoform X1 — MWVRSNPHMLTKLTGNFKIRFTMRLYWKCAEKMRCLRKRSVIPVLALLAICLLCLNLYMEEDRYVMEGEQRLAREITSHQLNSEKYVHTFKDLTNFSGAINVTYRYLAGFPIPRKKYLTIGLSSVKRKRGNYLLETIKSIFDQSSYEELSEIVVVVHLADFNLSWCESVVQDVSRKFAHHIISGRLMVIHTLEEYYPNLDGLKRNYNDPEDRVRFRSKQNVDYAFLLNFCANLSDYYVMLEDDVHCSKNFLSAVKKVITSRKGSHWVTLEFSKLGYIGKLYHSHDLPRLAQFLLMFYQEMPCDWLLIHFQGLLAQKDIIRFKPSLFQHMGYYSSFRGTENKLKDDDFEEDSFDIPDNPPATLYTNMNVFEHYDPSKAYSNVDEYFWGKSTSAGDYFVIVLDRPAKIDKLKIQTGTDDRQNDILHRGALEVGQNVQVAKKGKQCSSYTKLGEFQHGRIEVKDIGHKVEFDIHCIRILVAENQKEWLIIRSISIWTSQPSS, encoded by the exons GAAACTTCAAAATTAGGTTTACCATGAGACTATATTGGAAATGTGCAGAGAAAATGAGATGTTTGCGGAAGCGCTCAGTTATTCCAGTGCTGGCTCTACTTGCAATTTGCCTCCTTTGCCTGAATCTGTATATGGAAGAGGacagatatgtgatg GAAGGAGAGCAGAGACTGGCAAGAGAAATAACTTCGCATCAGCTTAACTCAGAAAAATATGTCCATACGTTCAAAGATTTAACTAACTTTTCAGGAGCAATAAATGTCACCTATCGTTATCTTGCAGGTTTCCCAATACCAAGAAAAA AGTATTTAACAATAGGACTGTCATCAGTGAAAAGGAAAAGAGGTAACTACCTACTAGAAACAATTAAATCTATTTTTGACCAATCCAGCTACGAAGAGCTGagtgaaattgtagttgttgtaCACTTAGCAGACTTTAACCTCTCATGGTGTGAAAGTGTTGTCCAGGATGTTTCCAGGAAATTTGCCCATCACATCATTTCTGGTCGATTGATGGTCATCCATACACTAGAGGAGTATTACCCTAATTTGGATGGTCTCAAAAGAAACTACAATGACCCTGAGGATCGTGTGAGATTTAGATCTAAACAGAATGTAGATTATGCTTTTCTACTTAATTTCTGTGCCAATTTATCGGACTACTACGTAATGTTAGAAGATGATGTTCACTGCTCTAAAAACTTCCTATCTGCCGTTAAAAAAGTCATTACCTCAAGAAAAGGCTCCCATTGGGTGACACTAGAGTTTTCAAAATTGGGATATATTGGAAAGCTTTACCATTCACACGATCTGCCACGATTGGCACAATTCCTATTAATGTTTTACCAGGAGATGCCATGCGATTGGTTGTTAATTCATTTCCAAGGACTGCTCGCCCAGAAGGACATCATACGATTCAAGCCTTCTTTGTTTCAGCACATGGGATATTACTCGTCATTCAGAGGGACGGAAAATAAACTCAAGGATGATGATTTTGAAGAAGACTCCTTTGATATTCCTGACAACCCGCCCGCAACTCTTTACACAAACATGAATGTGTTTGAACACTATGATCCCAGTAAAGCATACAGCAACGTGGACGAGTACTTCTGGGGGAAATCTACCTCTGCTGGAGATTACTTTGTCATCGTGCTCGACAGGCCTGCTAAGATCGACAAACTGAAGATCCAGACAGGGACTGACGATAGGCAAAACGATATTTTGCACCGCGGAGCACTGGAGGTTGGTCAAAACGTGCAAGTAGCAAAAAAGGGAAAGCAGTGTTCTAGCTATACCAAACTGGGCGAGTTTCAACATGGAAGGATTGAGGTGAAGGATATTGGTCACAAGGTTGAATTTGACATTCACTGCATTCGAATACTGGTAGCAGAAAACCAGAAGGAATGGCTGATCATCAGGAGTATCAGCATTTGGACCAGTCAGCCATCAAGTTAG